GGCGAAAGCCCCTAAAATGCCGATCGCCGGCCGACCCCCGGAGGGAGCCGGCCGGCGGTACGGATCAGACCGCCCGACGACCCTCGAAGGCCCGACCCAGCGTGATCTCGTCGGCGTACTCCAGATCGCCGCCGACCGGCAGACCGCTCGCCAGCCGGGTGACCGCGATGCCCATCGGCTTCACCATCAGGGCGAGATAGGTAGCGGTTGCCTCACCCTCCGTGTTCGGATCGGTGGCCAGGATCAACTCGCGCACCGTGCCACCGCTCAGCCGGGTCATCAGCTCCCGGATCCGCAGGTTGTCCGGGCCGATCCCCTCCAGCGGATTGATCGCGCCGCCGAGCACGTGATAGCGCCCGCGGAACTCACCGGTCCGCTCGATTGCCACCACGTCCTTCGGTTCCTCCACCACGCAGAGCACCTCGTCCGTACGACGGGGGTCGCGGCAGATCCGGCACTGCTCCGACTCGGCCACGTTGAAGCAGGTGGTGCAGAACCGCACCAGCTCCTTGACCTTGCGCAGCGCGCCGGCCAGCCGGTTGACGTCGGCCGGGTCGGCGGACAGGACGTGGAAGGCGATCCGCTGGGCGCTCTTCGGGCCCACGCCCGGCAGCCGTCCCAGCTCGTCGATCAAGTCCTGGATGGCACCCTCGTACATCTGCCGCTCAGAAACCGGGCAGGCCGAGGCCGCCCATGCCGCCGGTGACCGGGCCCATCTTCTTCTCAGTCAGCTCGCGGGCCGCGTCGGCGGCGTTGCGCACGGCCGCCACGACCAGGTCCTCCAGGGTCTCCATGTCGTCCGGGTCGACCGCCTTCGGGTCGATCTTGATCGCCTTCAGCTCGCCGGTGCCGTCGACCGTCGCGGTGACCAGCCCGCCACCGGCGGTCCCGGTCAGCTCCGCGTCGGCCAGCTCGGCCTGGGCCTTGGCGATCTGCTGCTGCATCTTCTGCGCCTGCTTCAGCATCTGCTGCATGTTCGGCTGTCCACCTGGGCGCACGGATGGCTCCTTCTCGCACTCGTCTGCTCGGCCGCGCCCAGCCTAGTCGGGCGGCGGCACCCGTCCCCGCCGGTCGCCCACGCGCCTCAGCGCGCGTCGACCTCGTCGATCTTCTCGGCGCCGAACGCCTCCCGGAGCAGCTGCACCGCCTGCTCCTCGCTCGACTGCCGGGCGGTCCGCTCGTCGATCACCTCGTCCAGCGGCTCGTCACCCGGGTCGAAACCCTCGTAGGCGGGAGCGGCCGGGGCGGCGCTCGCCCGGGCCCCGCCACCCCGGATCGGCCCGTCGTAGTCCGGGTCGTAGGGCGGCTCGCCGGCCCACTCCGGGTCGGCGGTCTTCCGCCCGGACGGCGCGGGCCGCGGTCCCCGACCCGCGCCGGCACCCGCCGCAGCCGCCCGGGCCGCCGCGATCGCGCTGCTCACCGGCGGTCCGCCGGTCGCGGCCGGGGTCGGCTGCGGCACCGGCCGGGGTACGGCGGGAGCCGCCGTGGCCGCCGGGGCGGCGACCGCCGTCGCGGTGGCCGTGGCACCACCCGGCCGGGCCGGCTCGGGCCACGCCTCCGCGTCGCCGGTCGCACCGCCGGGACCGGCCAACTCGGAACGCTGGTCGGCGCCGGGCGCGCTGCCGCCCGGGCGGGCCGGCTCGGGCCAGTCCTCGTCGTCGACCGGCGCACCCGACACGCCATCGCCACTGGCCATCTGGCTGCCGGAACCGGTCATGCCCGGCCCGGAAGCACCGGCGGACGCGCCGGCCGAAGCGTGGGACGCGCTCCCCACCGGGCCGCCAGCCGGTCCGGCGCTCCGACCCGGCGCACCGCCGGCACGACCTGCCGGCCCACCGGAGTTTCCGGCCGGGCCGCCGGAGCCGGCCTGACCCACGGAGCCAGACCCGGTGGCCTGACCCGGGCCGGCGACCGGCGCGGATGCTCCCGGACCACCGGACAGGTTCGGCGCACCGGACGGACCTTGGCCACCGGAGGGACCTGAGCCGCCGGACTCGCTCGGACCACCGGACGCGCTCGGACCGCCGGCCTGGGCGGACGAGCCTGGGCCACCGGGCTGCGCGGACGGGCCTGGGCCGCCGGCCTGGGTGGACGGGTCGCCGGACGGCGGTGCGGGAGCCGGGCGGGCGGGACGCGAGGAGCCGCCGAGCGACACCCCGCCCCGCTCGCCGGCCACCTCGCAGCGGATCTGCCAGCGACCGCCCAGCTCCTCGTAGAGCGCGTCGGTGAGCACCGCGGCGTGGTCCGACATCATCTTGGCCAGCACGGTCGACTTCACCGTCAGCACCAGGACGTCGCCGTCCAGCTCACGGACCACCGCGTCCCGCATCAGCGCGGCGATCCGCTTGTTGGTCCGGTTGACCTTGCCGACCACCTCGGGCCAGACCCGGCGTACCGCGACGGCGTCCAGCGCGCCGGGGGCGGCGGCACCGGGACGCGGCGGCTCGGGGTGCCGGGGTCGGGCATGACCGCCGACGGCGGCACGACCCGCCGGGGCGGGACCCCGGAATCCGGGCCGGCCGGACCAGCGGCGGCGACGCCGGCCGGCACGCCGCCACCGGGGCCAATGGATTCAGGGGCGGAACGGGCGGCGTTCGCCGAGTCGGGGACGGCCGGTGCGGAACGGGCGGCGGTCGCGGCGGCGCGGGCGGCAGCCGCCCCGGTCGGCGCGGCGGCGGCCGCCGGCGGGCCGGCGGTCTGCGGGTCGGACGCGGCGCTCGGGGCGGGCGGCTCCTGGCGTACCGGAGAAGGATGGGCGACCGGTACGGAGCCGGCGGCGGCCGGCGGCGGCTCGGAGCCACCCAGGGTGAGCCGGCGTTCCATCCGCTCCAGGCGCTGGAGCAGGCCACCGGTGGTGTCGTCCACGCCGGGCAGCAGCATCCGGGCGCAGATCAGCTCCAGCAGCAGCCGGGGCGCGGTGGTGCCGCGCATGTCGACCAGGCCGTTGTGCACGATGTCGGCGCAGCGGGACAGGGTGCCCGGGCCGAGCCGCTGGGCCTGGGCGGCCATCCGCTCGATCTGGTCGGACGGGCCGTCGATGAGCCCCTTGGTGGCGGCGTCCGGCACCTGCTGGAGCACGATCAGGTCCCGCAGGCGCTCCAGGAGGTCGGCGGCGAACCGGCGCGGGTCGTGCCCGGCCTCGGCCACCCGGTCGACGGTGGCGTACGCCGCCGCGCCGTCCCCGGCCGCGAGGGCGTCGCACATCTCGTCGATCAGCGCCGAGTCGGTGACCCCGAGCAGCGCGGCGGCCCGGGCGTAGCCGACCCCGTCGGGGCCGGCGCCCGCGATGAGCTGGTCGAGCACGGAGAGGCTGTCCCGGGCACTGCCGCCACCGGCGCGCACGACGAGCGGGAAGACGGCAGGGTCGACGGTCACGCCCTCGGCCTCGCAGAGCTGCTCCAGATAGGGCCGGAGCGTCTTCGGCGGGATCAGCCGGAACGGGTAGTGGTGGGTACGCGACTTGATCGTGCCGAGCACCTTCTCGGGCTCGGTGGTGGCGAAGATGAACTTGACGTACTCCGGGGGCTCCTCGACCAGCTTGAGCAGGGCGTTGAAGCCGGCCGACGAGACCATGTGCGCCTCGTCGATGACATAGATCTTGAAGCGGCTGCGGGCCGGTGCGAAGAACGCCTTCTCGCGCAGCTCCCGGGCGTCGTCGACGCCGCCGTGGCTGGCCGCGTCGATCTCGATGACGTCGATCGAGCCGGCGCCGTCGGTGGCCAGCGAGCGGCAGGACTCACACTGCCCGCACGGCTCCGGGGTCGGGCCCTGCTCGCAGTTGAGCGAGCGGGCCAGGATCCGGGCGCTGGAGGTCTTGCCGCAGCCCCGGGGGCCGGAGAAGAGGTACGCGTGGTTGAGCCGCCCGCTGCGCAACGCCTGCGACAGCGGTTCGGTGACGTGCTCCTGCCCGATGACCTCGGCGAACGTACGGGGCCGGTACTTGCGGTAAAGGGCCAGTGCCACCCGTCCCGCCTCCTCTCGACCGAGCCATTCTGCGCCGGTCAGGCGCGGGTGACCACCCACCACCCCGTGACCTGACCCGCAGGGACGTTACCGGCACCCGGAGACAGAAAGGCCCCCCGTGCACCCGTCAGAGCCCGCTTATCCTTGCTGCCTTCCGGCCCTGGGGAGGTTCACGAGATGCACGCCGCACGGGGGGTGCCGCCAAGCCTACCCGACCCGGCGTGGATCTTCAGGGGGTGGTGGGGTGGCCGGCCGTCACGGGACCTGTATCCTGGCTCGCGGAGGATTCGCCTAGAGGCCTAGGGCGCACGCTTGGAAAGCGTGTTGGGTTAACACCCTCACGAGTTCGAATCTCGTATCCTCCGCCTTCGACAAAGGGCCGGCCCGGTTCAGGGCCGGCCCTTTCTCGTTCCACGAGCCGCCACGGAGGCGTGCACCGGCGACATCGCGGCCCGGAACGCGGCGTCTGATCACCGCCAGACGGCCGGCCCGCCGCCGAGCAGGCTGGTGGCATGAGCGGAGTTCTGGACGGAAAAGTGGCGTTGGTGACCGGCGGCAGCCGGGGGATCGGGGCCGCGGTGGCCCTGCGGCTGGCCCGGGAGGGCGCCGACGTGGCGCTCACCTACGAGCAGCGCGCCGACCGCGCGACGGAGCTGGTCGAGCAGATCAAGGCGGTCGGGCGCCGGGCGTGGGCGGTACGGACGGACAGCGCGGACGAGACCGCCGTACGCGCCGCGGTGGACCGGACCGCCGCGGAGTTCGGCCGGCTGGACGTGCTGGTGAACAACGCCGGGGTGCTCCTGGTGGGCCCGGTGGAGGAGCTCGGTCCGGCCGAGTTCGACCGGACGGTGGCGGTCAACGTGCGAGCGCCGTACGTGGCCTCGCAGGCGGCGGCCCGGCACATGACCGAGGGTGGGCGGATCATCAGCATCGGCAGCAACATGGCGGAGCGGACGGTGTTCCCCGGTTTCGCCCTGTACGCCCTGAGCAAGACCGCCCTGGTCGGCCTGACCAAGGGTCTCGGCCGGGAGCTGGGTGAGCGGGGCATCACGGTGAACCTGGTGAATCCGGGACCGACCGACACCGACGCCAACCCGGCCGACGGGCCGAACGCGGGAACCGTCCGGGGCTTCACCGCGCTGGGCCGGTACGCCGCGCCGGCCGACATCGCCGGCGCCGTGGCCTTCCTGGCCGGGCCGGACGGCGGCTACGTCACCGGCGCGACGCTGAACGTCGACGGCGGCTTCACCATCTGACCCGTGACGGTGCGGCGCGCAGCTGCTCCCGTGGCTCGCGCCGCACCGTCGCTCTGGAGCGGTTCAGCTTCGTTTGCTGCAAACAGATGGGCAATGAGCAAGTCGAAGACGACCGGAGCGCAGATTTGAGGCTTGACAAGTTAACCGGTTCATCAGCACCATCGTCGATATCTTTCTCTGGTCCGGCCGTCGGGGGCAACCGGCAGCCGGGCCGGTCCGGGCAGAGCTGGGTGACCACCACAGGGACGCGCCACGTCCGTACCCACCACCACCCGTACGGGAGATCCTGATGACCCATCGCACCCGCACGCGGGCCTGCCTGGCCGGGGCGGCGGCAGCCGTCACCGTGCTGGCCGGCACCCTCGTGACGATGCCGTCCGCGCAGGCCGCGGCCGGCACCTGCTCGGTCCAGTACCAGGTCACCAACGACTGGGGTTCCGGCGCGACCACGAACCTGACCGTCACCAACCTCAGCGCCACCCCGGTCAACGGCTGGACCCTCGCCTGGACCTTCCCCGGCAACCAGGTCGTCGGCGACATCTGGAACGCCACCAAGACCCAGTCCGGCGCGAACGTCACCGCCACCAACGTCAGCTACAGCGCCGGGATCCCGGCGAACGGCGGCACGGTCAGCTTCGGCTTCAACGTGACCTACAGCGGGTCGAACCCGGCCCCGACCGCGTTCACGCTCAACGGGGCGGCCTGCGGCGACCCGACGCCCGGTCCGAGCGGCACCCCGACCGGCACGCCCAGCCCCGGCCCGACGAGCCCGAGCCCGAACCCGAGCCCGAGCAGCACCGCGCCGGCCGGCAACCTGGCGTTGAACCGGCCGACCACCGCCTCGTCGAACGAGAGCACCAGCCTCAGCTCGAACCTGGCGGTCGACGGGAACGGCGGGACCCGCTGGTCCAGCCTCTACACCGACCCGCAGTGGATCCAGGTGGACCTGGGTGCGACGTACCCGATCTCGCTGGTCCGGCTCCGCTGGGAGGCCGCCTACGGCAGGGCGTACCAGATCCAGACCTCGACGGACGGGACCAGCTGGACCCCGGTCTACAGCACCACCAGCGGCGACGGCGGCACCGACGACCTGGCGGTGACCGGCAGCGGCCGGTACGTCCGGATGTCCGGCACCGCGCGCGGCACCGCCTGGGGTTACTCGCTCTACGAGTTCGAGGTGTACGCGGTCAAGCCGCCCACCCCGCCCGGCCCCAACTGCGGCCAGGAGCCGGCCGACCCGCAGGCGAACTCGAAGGTCCGCAACCTGATCTGCTACCTGAAGACGCACTCCTACGTCAGCGGGCAGACCGACCTGCCGGACGCCGACAAGGTGCAGCAGCTGACCGGCCGCTACCCGGCGATCGTGGCGTTCGACTTCATGGAGTACACCAAGGGCAGCATCCAGACCCAGCAGGTGATCGACTGGGCGAAGAACCGCAAGGGCATCGTCGCCTTCCAGTGGCACTGGTACTGCCCGCGCGGCGGCAACTACTCCGCCCCGTGCGACTTCCAGCCCGACCTGAACAACCCGTCGTCGCAGCTCTACAAGGACATCGACCTGGTGGTGGCCGAGCTGAAGAAGATGGGCGACGCCGGAGTGCCGGTGCTGTTCCGGCCGCTGCACGAGGCCAACAACAACTACATGTGGTGGACCAAGAAGGGTCAGGACGCCTACAAGCAGCTCTGGCGGCTGATCTACCAGCGCGCCCAGCTCGCCGGGGCGCACAACATCGTCTGGGTCTTCAACGGCATGGCCTCCGGCCAGGGCAGCTCGCTGGCGTCCTGGTACCCGGGCGACGCCTACGTCGACCTGGTCACCTCCGACTACTTCCAGAGCTGGAGCGACTTCGACACGACGAAGGCGGTCAGCAGCAGCAAGACCACCGGGGTGGCGGAGACGTTCAGCCCGCTGAACCCGTCGTCCGACCCGGCCTGGCCGTACTTCGTGGTCTGGGCGTCCCGCGACTGGGCCGGCAGCGGCAAGGACGTGGCCGGTCTGTGGAAGACCGCGATGGCGAACCCGAAGACCATCTCCATCGACCAACTGCCGGACATGTCCGCCTGGTGATGACCTGACCGCAAAGGGGCCGGCT
The Micromonospora sp. R77 DNA segment above includes these coding regions:
- a CDS encoding glycosyl hydrolase, with amino-acid sequence MTHRTRTRACLAGAAAAVTVLAGTLVTMPSAQAAAGTCSVQYQVTNDWGSGATTNLTVTNLSATPVNGWTLAWTFPGNQVVGDIWNATKTQSGANVTATNVSYSAGIPANGGTVSFGFNVTYSGSNPAPTAFTLNGAACGDPTPGPSGTPTGTPSPGPTSPSPNPSPSSTAPAGNLALNRPTTASSNESTSLSSNLAVDGNGGTRWSSLYTDPQWIQVDLGATYPISLVRLRWEAAYGRAYQIQTSTDGTSWTPVYSTTSGDGGTDDLAVTGSGRYVRMSGTARGTAWGYSLYEFEVYAVKPPTPPGPNCGQEPADPQANSKVRNLICYLKTHSYVSGQTDLPDADKVQQLTGRYPAIVAFDFMEYTKGSIQTQQVIDWAKNRKGIVAFQWHWYCPRGGNYSAPCDFQPDLNNPSSQLYKDIDLVVAELKKMGDAGVPVLFRPLHEANNNYMWWTKKGQDAYKQLWRLIYQRAQLAGAHNIVWVFNGMASGQGSSLASWYPGDAYVDLVTSDYFQSWSDFDTTKAVSSSKTTGVAETFSPLNPSSDPAWPYFVVWASRDWAGSGKDVAGLWKTAMANPKTISIDQLPDMSAW
- the recR gene encoding recombination mediator RecR, which codes for MYEGAIQDLIDELGRLPGVGPKSAQRIAFHVLSADPADVNRLAGALRKVKELVRFCTTCFNVAESEQCRICRDPRRTDEVLCVVEEPKDVVAIERTGEFRGRYHVLGGAINPLEGIGPDNLRIRELMTRLSGGTVRELILATDPNTEGEATATYLALMVKPMGIAVTRLASGLPVGGDLEYADEITLGRAFEGRRAV
- a CDS encoding 3-oxoacyl-ACP reductase family protein → MSGVLDGKVALVTGGSRGIGAAVALRLAREGADVALTYEQRADRATELVEQIKAVGRRAWAVRTDSADETAVRAAVDRTAAEFGRLDVLVNNAGVLLVGPVEELGPAEFDRTVAVNVRAPYVASQAAARHMTEGGRIISIGSNMAERTVFPGFALYALSKTALVGLTKGLGRELGERGITVNLVNPGPTDTDANPADGPNAGTVRGFTALGRYAAPADIAGAVAFLAGPDGGYVTGATLNVDGGFTI
- a CDS encoding YbaB/EbfC family nucleoid-associated protein, which codes for MQQMLKQAQKMQQQIAKAQAELADAELTGTAGGGLVTATVDGTGELKAIKIDPKAVDPDDMETLEDLVVAAVRNAADAARELTEKKMGPVTGGMGGLGLPGF